The Dromaius novaehollandiae isolate bDroNov1 chromosome 5, bDroNov1.hap1, whole genome shotgun sequence genome window below encodes:
- the FNBP4 gene encoding formin-binding protein 4 isoform X2, whose protein sequence is MGKKSRAAPGRRPILQLSPPGPRPGGRDEAAAAAPPAEGAESGSEPDEPEVVAGPPRSAPNPPPAGPAAVKPTGGLCLLGAYADSDDEEGETPEKSAHSTDANGNNSTDIDSTLANFLAEIDAITAPPQPAESTATASAPPPTPPRPEPKESGSGHSSATANGTGSAQAPEWQYDTQCSLAGVGVEMGDWQEVWDENTGCYYYWNTQSNEVTWELPQYLATQVQGLQHYQHSTVAGANGSFVVATDLYPQEKGVATGSVSRGTSLTKREVKKEVNEGVQALSNSEEEKKGVAASLLAPLLPDVVKEEEERWRRKVICKEEVEPPPEEEAKAEEVVAAPEEPEPCRDPLEDTLQEDLCSVVQSGESGEEEEEQDTLELEMVLERKKAELRALEEGDGSVSGSSPLSDGSQSASQDATRRLASKRGKWKLFVGAASPESTSRGSSKTGRESPEVGEAAASTEAADENSEKEAEPEESQEKAKVQGAPKLEEEEQDLKFQIGELANTLISKLEFLGINRQSISNFHMLLLQTETRIADWREGALNGNYLKRKLQDAAEQLKQYEINATPKGWSCHWDRTSGSPLLTNSTDKGQTSTHRRNEEQDFSLLPAGSIDAISMLTSTQESRSGSSPTGRTKRKDSRPPTEKPTVLLNHLQKKKESTPGTHQSAPQSSVPVLQPPLPLEMPPPPPPPPDSPPPPPPPPPPPGEDGEIQEVEMEDEGGEEPPAPGTEEDAPLKPLLRPAVSSGQGAVESSPAPLLSTKSQKRKATEMSPGLMQRTATIGSCPVIYSQPLMTASKYQPSPVPLGSLRPRQRLQGEIQGRANLRIAPGHTGPQPAGLGLQSGYLGVTAPTAPSVMSYSECAMPVGLAAATVQLAPARGALPAASATEQPPPPPPPQPPPPPAPKALPPEKPRKGRKDKGKKGKTKMPSLVKKWQSIQRELDEEENSSSSEEDRETTAQRRIEEWKQQQLLSGMAERNANFEALPEDWRARLKRRKTTSST, encoded by the exons atggggaAGAAGTctcgcgccgcgccgggccgccggccCATCCTGCAGCTGTcgccgccgggcccgcgccccggcggccgcgatgaggcggcagcggcggcgccgccggctgAGGGGGCCGAGTCGGGCTCTGAGCCGG ACGAGCCCGAGGTGGTagcggggcccccccgcagcGCTCCCAACCCGCCGcctgccggccccgccgccgtcaAGCCCACAG GCGGCTTGTGTTTGCTTGGTGCATATGCAGACAGTGATGATGAGGAGGGTGAAACTCCTGAGAAATCGGCACATTCCACAGACGCAAATGGAAATAACTCAACAGACATTGACAGCACGCTGGCAAACTTTCTGGCG gaaatcgATGCCATCACGGCTCCTCCGCAGCCTGCCGAGTCCACGGCCacggcctctgctcctcctcccaCGCCTCCGCGCCCCGAGCCCAAGGAGTCTGGCTCAGGTCACTCCTCAGCCACCGCCAACGGCACGGGTTCTGCTCAGGCCCCGGAGTGGCAGTATGACACCCAGTGCTCGCTGGCAGGAG TGGGAGTGGAGATGGGTGACTGGCAGGAAGTGTGGGACGAGAACACCGGCTGTTACTATTACTGGAACACTCAGAGCAACGAGGTGACCTGGGAGCTGCCGCAGTATCTCGCAACACAGGTTCAGGGTCTGCAGCACTACCAGCACAG cacAGTGGCAGGTGCCAACGGGAGTTTCGTAGTGGCTACGGACCTGTACCCCCAGGAGAAGGGGGTCGCTACAGGCAGCGTGAGCCGTGGGACCAGCCTTACCAAGCGAGAGGTGAAGAAG GAAGTGAATGAAGGTGTGCAAGCCCTCTCCAATagtgaggaggagaagaaaggggtGGCCGCATCCCTCCTGGCACCTCTGCTGCCTGATgtggtgaaggaggaagaggaacgCTGGAGAAGAAAGGTGATCTGCAAAGAGGAAGTTGAGCCACCCccagaagaggaagcaaaagcagaagaaGTGGTGGCTGCCCCCGAAGAGCCGGAGCCTTGCAGGGATCCTCTGGAAGACACGCTGCAGGAAGATCTGTGTAGTGTGGTGCAGTCAGGGGAGAgtggtgaggaagaggaagaacaagACACCCTTGAGCTGGAGATGGTGCTAGAGAGAAAGAAG GCAGAACTGCGTGCCTTGGAGGAGGGAGATGGCAGTGTTTCGGGCTCCAGCCCGCTCTCTGATGGGAGCCAGTCAGCCTCACAGGATGCAACCCGCAGACTGGCCTCCAAGcgagggaaatggaaactgtttGTTGGAGCTGCCAGCCCAGAGTCTACTAGTCGAGGCTCCAGCAAAACGGGCCGAGAGAGCCCAGAAGTTGGAGAAGCAG cagcgAGCACAGAAGCAGCTGATGAGAATTCAGAAAAagaggcagagcctgaggagtCCCAGGAGAAAGCAAAAGTGCAAGGGGCACCAAAATTAGAAGAGGAGGAGCAAGACTTAAAG TTTCAAATCGGAGAGCTGGCAAATACTCTGATTAGTAAATTGGAGTTCCTGGGCATCAACAGACAATCCATCTCCAACTTCCACATGTTGCTGTTGCAGACAGAG ACCCGCATTGCTGACTGGCGAGAAGGTGCTCTCAATGGAAACTACCTCAAACGCAAACTTCAAGACGCAGCCGAACAGCTAAAACAATATGAAATAAACGCCACCCCTAAAGGCTGGTCCTGCCACTGGGACAG GACCTCTGGATCACCTCTTCTGACCAACAGCACTGACAAAGGACAAACTTCAACTCATCGACGGAATGAAGAACAAGATttctctctcctgccagcag GGAGCATAGACGCTATTTCTATGTTAACGAGCACTCAGGAGAGTCGCAGTGGGAGTTCCCCGACGGGGAGGACGAAGAGGAAGGACAGCAGACCACCGACAGAAAAGCCGACGGTCCTCCTAAACCACctccaaaagaaaaaggagagcacACCGGGGACTCACCAGAGCGCTCCGCAG TCCTCTGTCCCGGTACTCCAACCTCCTTTGCCTTTGGAAATgcctccgccgcctccgcctccacCAGATTCACCcccgccaccgccaccaccaccaccgcctcCTGGAGAAGACGGAGAGATCCAGGAAGTGGAGATGGAAGACGAGGGGGGTGAGGAGCCACCCGCCCCGGGAACGGAAGAAGATGCTCCCCTGAAGCCTCTCCTCCGCCCAGCTGTCAGCAGTGGCCAG GGTGCTGTTGAATCTagccctgcccctctgctctccaCCAAGTCTCAGAAGAGGAAAGCCACGGAGATGAGCCCGGGGTTGATGCAGCGAACAGCCACCATCGGCAGCTGCCCTGTCATCTACAGCCAGCCCCTCATGACTGCCAGCAAGTACCAGCCTTCACCTGTGCCCCTCGGCTCCCTGAGGCCACGGCAGCGGCTGCAAGGCGAGATCCAAGGCCGTGCCAACCTCCGCATTGCTCCAGGGCACACAGGCCCTCAGCCCGCAGGACTGGGCCTACAGTCTGGCTACTTGGGAGTGACGGCGCCCACTGCACCTTCTGTCATGAGCTATTCAGAGTGCGCCATGCCCGTCGGGCTTGCTGCTGCCACCGTGCAGCTGGCCCCTGCGCGAggagccctgcctgctgccagtGCCACGGAGCAGCCGCCTCCCCCGCCTCCGCCACAGCCTCCGCCACCTCCCGCCCCCAAGGCGCTGCCACCGGAGAAACcaaggaaggggcggaaggacaAG GGCAAGAAGGGCAAAACGAAGATGCCATCTCTGGTGAAGAAGTGGCAGAGCATCCAGCGGGAGCTGGACGAGGAGGAGAACTCCAGCTCCAGCGAGGAGGACCGGGAGACAACCGCGCAGAGGCGCATTGAGgagtggaagcagcagcagctgctgag TGGCATGGCAGAGAGGAACGCCAACTTTGAGGCACTGCCAGAAGACTGGCGAGCACGGCTGAAGCGGAGGAAAACCACTTCAAGCACATGA